Proteins from a single region of Candidatus Babeliales bacterium:
- a CDS encoding DUF6492 family protein, with amino-acid sequence MDYSKIANKYNFFYLYLILFGFIVNTNTTAYFFSKGPIDVVIPVHEKDLPTLNMVIEGARNNIEGVRRIITVSSKKFTEKAEWFNETDFPFNKELIALEIFGNEKKAFEFLKSKKTRIGWIFQQFIKLYAPIIIPEISENVLIVDADTIFLKPVSFQDTHENPLFNVGTEYHEPYFHHGSRLLPNFKKVFSQHSGVSHHMIFNREVILDLFGAIVNNHKIDPWKAICRCIDQKEVFGSCMSEYEIYFNFIFSRTNQAKIRKLKWANIHLKDCHKYLDYDYVSCHSYLKE; translated from the coding sequence ATGGACTATTCAAAAATTGCCAATAAATACAATTTTTTTTATTTATATTTAATTTTATTTGGGTTCATAGTTAATACTAATACGACTGCATATTTTTTTAGCAAGGGGCCAATTGATGTTGTTATACCAGTACATGAAAAAGACCTTCCTACCTTAAACATGGTCATAGAAGGAGCCCGTAATAACATTGAAGGAGTTCGAAGAATTATTACAGTTTCATCAAAGAAATTTACTGAAAAAGCAGAATGGTTTAATGAAACTGACTTTCCTTTTAACAAAGAATTAATTGCCCTTGAAATATTTGGAAATGAAAAAAAAGCATTTGAATTTTTAAAATCAAAAAAAACAAGAATTGGATGGATATTTCAACAATTTATTAAATTATATGCCCCCATAATTATTCCAGAGATATCCGAAAATGTTCTCATTGTAGATGCAGACACAATATTTTTAAAACCCGTATCATTTCAGGATACTCATGAAAATCCTTTATTTAATGTAGGAACTGAATATCATGAGCCTTATTTTCATCATGGATCTCGTTTATTACCTAATTTTAAAAAAGTATTTTCCCAGCATTCTGGCGTTTCACATCATATGATTTTCAATAGAGAAGTTATTCTTGATTTGTTTGGAGCAATAGTAAATAATCACAAAATTGATCCTTGGAAAGCTATTTGTAGGTGTATTGATCAAAAAGAGGTATTTGGCTCGTGTATGTCTGAATATGAGATTTATTTTAATTTTATTTTTTCACGAACAAATCAAGCAAAAATTAGAAAACTAAAATGGGCAAATATTCACTTAAAAGATTGTCATAAATATCTGGATTATGATTATGTTTCATGCCATA